Sequence from the Bacillus mesophilus genome:
ATGGGGACAGGTACATTGTCCCACAAAATCTTCTTTTTACCCCCTACTGTACTTCCCAGTTCCAAATGATACTTCATCCACTTCTAACTCAGCGATCCATTCTTCATTCTGTAGGTTTAGTATTTCTTTTGTTGGACCAGTGATGACTTCTCCGTAGTGGCTAAATCCAATCGTCGTATTGAGATACTCCTTACGCTCCGCCAGTTCAAGTTCTCCAAATACAAAATTATTCACGTTACGCTCATGCTGCTCTAGAAAAGCTAGTGTTTTCATAAACTGCTACTGTAATATGCCCCTTAAAGGTGACTATCTCTTAAGGTCAATAAAAAAGAAAAAAGCAAAGCGATTGAATGGCTTTGCTTTTTACGTCTTCGTATTGATCTATTCTTAAAAATAATTAAGTTACAGGAAGCTCTTTCGTTGTGACAAGTCTGAACATCTGATCTAATTTTGCCATCATGATCAATTCTTGGATAAAAGGGTC
This genomic interval carries:
- a CDS encoding anti sigma factor C-terminal domain-containing protein codes for the protein MKTLAFLEQHERNVNNFVFGELELAERKEYLNTTIGFSHYGEVITGPTKEILNLQNEEWIAELEVDEVSFGTGKYSRG